From the genome of Proteus vulgaris, one region includes:
- a CDS encoding YchJ family protein, with translation MSNLCPCNSQLFYSDCCEPYHSGQKNAPTAEALMRSRYSAFVKHNADYLIKTWHPSCRVASLHDELTSGFPNTQWLGLKIISLQASTNKNEAYVEFSACFIERNADDKQYLHERSRFLKIDGCWFYIDGVKPKVGRNDPCPCGSGRKYKKCCENNIK, from the coding sequence TTGTCGAATTTATGCCCCTGTAATAGCCAATTATTCTACTCTGATTGCTGTGAGCCTTACCATTCGGGGCAAAAAAATGCCCCAACAGCAGAAGCATTAATGCGTTCGCGTTATAGCGCATTCGTTAAACATAATGCTGATTACTTAATAAAGACGTGGCACCCCTCTTGCCGTGTTGCATCCTTGCACGATGAATTAACTTCAGGCTTTCCAAATACGCAATGGCTTGGACTCAAAATTATCTCATTACAAGCGAGCACAAATAAAAATGAGGCATACGTTGAATTCTCGGCTTGCTTTATTGAAAGAAATGCCGATGATAAACAGTACTTACATGAACGCTCTCGTTTTCTAAAAATAGACGGCTGTTGGTTTTATATTGACGGTGTGAAACCGAAAGTGGGACGAAACGATCCCTGCCCTTGTGGTTCAGGGCGTAAATACAAAAAATGTTGTGAAAATAACATCAAATAA
- the purU gene encoding formyltetrahydrofolate deformylase, whose product MQHPNTQKKILRTICPDAKGLIAKITNICYKHQLNIVQNSEFVDHRTGRFFMRTELEGIFNDETFLADLDDALPQGSQRELNTAGRRRIVVMVTKEAHCLGDLLMKSAFGDLDVEIAAVIGNHDTLKHLVEQFDIPFHLVSHEGLTRDQHDEKLIAQINQYKPDYVVLAKYMRVLTPAFVQNFPNQIINIHHSFLPAFIGARPYHQAYERGVKIIGATAHYVNDNLDEGPIITQNVINVDHTFSAEDMMRAGRDVEKNVLSHALYWVLSQRVFVYGNRTIIL is encoded by the coding sequence ATGCAACACCCAAATACTCAAAAAAAAATACTGCGTACTATTTGTCCTGATGCAAAAGGACTTATCGCTAAAATCACCAATATTTGCTACAAGCATCAATTAAATATTGTTCAAAATAGTGAATTTGTTGATCATCGTACTGGTCGCTTTTTTATGCGTACTGAGCTTGAAGGTATCTTTAATGATGAAACTTTTCTTGCTGATTTAGATGATGCATTACCGCAAGGTTCTCAACGTGAATTGAATACCGCAGGTCGTCGTCGCATTGTGGTTATGGTGACCAAAGAAGCACATTGCCTTGGCGATTTATTAATGAAGAGCGCATTTGGCGATCTGGATGTGGAAATTGCCGCTGTTATTGGTAATCATGACACGTTAAAACATTTAGTAGAGCAATTTGATATTCCTTTCCATCTTGTTAGTCATGAAGGATTAACCCGTGATCAACATGATGAAAAGTTAATTGCACAAATTAATCAATACAAACCTGATTATGTTGTACTCGCAAAATACATGCGTGTATTAACACCTGCATTTGTACAAAACTTCCCAAATCAAATTATCAATATTCACCACTCCTTCTTGCCGGCCTTTATTGGTGCTCGCCCTTACCATCAGGCTTACGAGCGCGGAGTCAAGATCATTGGTGCTACAGCTCACTACGTAAATGATAACTTAGATGAAGGCCCAATCATCACACAGAACGTAATTAACGTTGACCACACATTTTCTGCAGAAGATATGATGAGAGCTGGTCGTGATGTTGAGAAAAATGTACTTAGCCATGCTTTATATTGGGTACTTTCACAACGTGTCTTCGTTTATGGTAACAGAACAATTATTTTATAA
- a CDS encoding LysR family transcriptional regulator codes for MFFSRKLEAFMAVVENGSLSKAARVMNRTTPPVAKSIKDFEAVLGKRLFKREKFGMSLTQEGLELYNDLKSLYLQEKEITKKHTTGIINNSIHVYYDWGKSQYLTQLYQAANKNYSHINIMRFSKENFDEIPDYDGNTLILSSEKIISERFSLIHKIDNKYLGICCQQEVANSANKNIDKLLSENIWLCDPALYKTAKIKKLENEIRDGGKSVCVRMMDDLNCCLRFIQTHHSLLFTDENPLKDEYDGELCFIPLTQPTILYNCYIYKSKYHSSVLNRFIDLIGKMG; via the coding sequence ATGTTTTTTTCTCGTAAATTAGAAGCCTTTATGGCCGTAGTTGAAAATGGTTCATTAAGTAAAGCTGCTCGTGTCATGAATCGAACGACACCTCCAGTTGCTAAGTCTATAAAGGACTTTGAGGCAGTATTGGGAAAGCGTCTATTTAAGCGAGAGAAGTTTGGTATGAGCTTAACGCAAGAAGGGCTTGAACTTTATAATGATTTAAAATCACTTTATCTTCAGGAAAAAGAGATAACAAAAAAACATACCACAGGTATTATTAATAATAGTATTCATGTTTATTATGATTGGGGGAAAAGCCAGTATTTAACACAACTTTATCAGGCAGCTAATAAAAATTATTCACATATAAATATAATGCGATTCTCAAAAGAAAACTTTGATGAAATACCCGACTATGATGGAAATACATTAATATTAAGTTCAGAGAAAATTATTAGTGAAAGATTTAGTCTTATTCATAAAATAGACAATAAATATCTGGGGATTTGTTGTCAGCAAGAAGTTGCTAATAGTGCTAATAAGAATATTGATAAACTCTTAAGTGAAAATATTTGGTTATGTGATCCCGCATTATACAAAACAGCTAAAATAAAAAAATTAGAGAATGAAATAAGAGATGGGGGAAAATCTGTTTGCGTTAGAATGATGGATGATCTTAATTGTTGTTTACGTTTTATTCAAACGCACCATTCTCTTTTATTTACAGATGAAAACCCATTGAAAGATGAGTATGACGGAGAGCTCTGTTTTATTCCTTTAACTCAACCTACAATACTGTACAACTGTTATATTTATAAATCTAAGTATCATTCAAGCGTGTTGAATCGTTTTATTGATTTGATTGGAAAAATGGGATAA
- the xthA gene encoding exodeoxyribonuclease III, with translation MKFVSFNINGLRARPHQLEAIIEKHQPDVIGLQETKVHDDMFPLESVGSLGYHVFYHGQKGHYGVALLTKAKPVAVRKGFPGDDEDAQRRMIMADIETPAGLLTVMNGYFPQGESRDHETKFPAKEKFYADLQNYLTTSLKPTSPVLIMGDLNISPTDKDIGIGENNMKRWLKTGKCSFLPEEREWLATLMGWGLTDTFRQQHPETDDKFSWFDYRSKGFDDNRGLRIDLLLASRCLADNCISTGIDYDIRGMEKPSDHAPVWAEFKI, from the coding sequence ATGAAATTTGTCTCTTTCAATATTAATGGTTTACGTGCTCGCCCTCACCAACTTGAAGCTATCATAGAAAAACACCAACCTGACGTTATCGGGCTTCAAGAAACGAAAGTTCATGATGATATGTTCCCATTAGAAAGTGTGGGATCTTTGGGCTACCATGTTTTTTATCATGGCCAAAAAGGACATTATGGCGTTGCCTTATTAACAAAAGCAAAACCTGTTGCAGTACGTAAAGGCTTTCCTGGCGATGACGAAGATGCTCAACGTCGAATGATCATGGCAGATATTGAAACACCCGCAGGATTACTCACTGTAATGAATGGGTACTTTCCTCAAGGTGAAAGTCGTGATCATGAAACTAAATTTCCAGCAAAAGAAAAATTCTATGCTGATTTACAAAATTACCTAACTACCAGTTTAAAACCAACCTCCCCAGTGCTTATTATGGGTGATTTAAATATTAGCCCAACAGATAAAGATATTGGCATTGGCGAAAATAATATGAAACGCTGGTTAAAAACAGGGAAATGTTCTTTCCTACCTGAAGAGCGTGAATGGCTGGCAACATTGATGGGCTGGGGATTAACAGATACTTTCCGCCAACAACATCCTGAAACAGATGATAAATTCTCGTGGTTTGATTATCGTTCTAAAGGATTTGATGACAACCGTGGACTACGTATCGATTTACTCTTAGCCAGTCGTTGTTTAGCGGATAATTGTATTTCAACAGGAATTGATTACGATATTCGTGGAATGGAAAAACCATCCGATCATGCCCCTGTATGGGCTGAATTTAAAATCTAA